The Puntigrus tetrazona isolate hp1 chromosome 9, ASM1883169v1, whole genome shotgun sequence genome includes the window ttattcatgttaattAGTTTATACACGATTtcaacaatttttattataagaGTCCTCTATCGTAATTTTCTGATAAACTATATCTCTATGCTgtgatatgtttttaatgtggtttttaaaaatatttttataatacttattattattattaatggccATCCCCTATCACAGGTCTCTTATTTTGAAATCTACCTGGACAAAATTCGAGATTTGCTTGATGGTGAGATAAAGACAATCTTCTTTACAATATTaagattcttaaaaaaataaataaatatatatatatatatatatatatatatatatatatatatatatatttatatatatatatatttatatatatatatttttaggtgtgaataacatttttgttgtcCAAATCTAAAGTTTCCAAAACCAACTTGGCTGTCCATGAAGACAAGAACAGGGTGCCATTTGTCAAGGTAGGAAAGATAATACACaatacaatagttttttttagtcACCAGGCATGAAGCAAGCACTTCCTTGATGCCTTGCGTCTTTTGATGCTGTTCTATTGCCAGGGTTGTACGGAGCGTTTTGTGTCCAGTCCGGAGGATGTCATGGACGTGATCGATGAGGGTAAATCCAATCGCCACGTGGCTGTCACAAGTGAGTAACTATTGTTGAATCAAACTTATACAGCGCTGTTATCCTGACTTTGTGTCGCTCCGTTTTTACCGTAATCCATGATTGTgtgatgttttgttgtgttaCAGACATGAATGAGCACAGCTCCCGCAGTCATAGCATTTTCCTCATTAATATTAAGCAGGAGAACGTGGAGACAGAGAAGAAATTGAGCGGAAAACTCTACCTGGTGGATCTGGCAGGAAGTGAAAAGGCATGcttttattgctcttttttatATTCTGCTGTTATTGCCTTTGATTTTGATATCtctattatatttgtatttatagaagcaatacaaaaacagttaaaatgtcaaaatgtatttttaactttatatcaTGTttgtatgctatatatatatatatatataatcctaAAAGCCTAAACcctaaaactttattttcattattttcattaattatttattccaGGGTTTAAATTAGATATaaaatttcatgttttcagtATTATCTTAGCCTTTTTTATCCCATTATATATGAacaataattatgttttgtggaattatagttaaaaaaaaaaaaacactgacctaGTCATAATAAAACTTCAAAATAGATTTGAGAATGATATAatatctctgtctctatctcttTCACAGGTCAGTAAAACTGGAGCAGAAGGATCTGTGTTGGACGAGGCTAAAAATATCAATAAGTCTCTCTCTGCTCTGGGGAACGTCATCTCAGCCCTGGCTGAAGGAACTGTAAGTGCTCAACCCCTTTCAGCTGCCCAGacgctttcttttttcttcctcttcctctcttttcaCTAAAATGCCACTCATCTTGTATTCATTATCTGGGCCTCACGTGGTACAAAGTAATATCtgctttatgcattatttatcgTTTTGCCTTATCTTTCTCATTACAGAAAACCCACGTGCCATACAGAGACAGTAAAATGACCAGGATCCTACAAGACTCTCTGGGTGGGAACTGCAGAACAACCATCGTCATCTGCTGCTCTCCATCTGTGTATAATGAGGCAGAGTCCAAATCCACGCTCATGTTCGGCCAGAGGTGAAGCCATTATACGTCCTAGAAGATTTCCCTTTCACCAAGACTGAAATAAGAATAGAGAGTGaagctaaaacaaaaatcatgcaaaaacgCGCGTATGCAGATCCACCTTGATTTATTCACACAGGGCCAAAACCATCAAAAACACAGTTTCTGTTAACATGGAGCTTACAGCCGAAGAATGGAAGAAGAAATacgagaaagagaaagagaagaccAGAAATCTGAAAATCATTATCCAGCGGTTAGAAAACGAGCTCAAGCGATGGCGGAAAGGTACGGAGAAAGATGGAGAACATGCACAGAACAAACaataatttgattattattatatatttgttttctaaattgtttttataaacatcACTGAGGAAGTTTTCATTGAAATGATGCTTGACGTCTGAAGTGGCTGCCTTGAAAATCCTGTAATGGTTGAGATGATGCGTGACGTTTTGTTTGCTGGGTCACATTTGCCGAGGCCAGTCAACATTTGATGTAATTGTCTtaacaaaagtttattttatttttttgcatttttagtcCTTAAACGGACTCCACGACAAGGAGCCAGTTATTTCTTCTTCCCCTGTTTGTCTAAGGCTTATCAAAGCCAGAGCCAACTTctgtttttgagtgaaataatGTTTCCAAAGAGAAAATGAGTTTATTTAGTAGTTTATGTAATCATTTTGTTATATTCATTAGAACTCGACTCAAATTGGCCTTCACGTAAACCATGCGTGTGCTGATGACAGAAATCCACAGTAATTGACAATGATAAATACCAATTAGCACTAATTACGTAACGATACACACATAATGACTCTGAACAAACAGGCCTGTCATTAAGGGAAAGCATGTTTGCCGCAAAGCATGTCAACACTTATTAATAgcttattatatttacttttcttattacagtatttttagtGACATGCTCAGCCTCTTATATGACCGAGCCAATCTCCTATGAATCCTGATATTTTTTGTCATCCTGTATCacgttctctctctcctgcaTCCCCGTAAATaggttttttatttctttgtcaGTGTTATCAGCTCCCTCCACCTCTCCTGCACATAAAACACCCATCCCAGCCCTTTAAAGCCCAGAGAACGACTGTGGCTCTGACTCTGCGTGCAGCTGTTTTTTCCTTTACATCCAATCAGTGGCTCTCATCTATGTCTTTATCAACAAGTCTGCAGGACTGTTTCCTGAAAGCCTCGCTCCTTTTATTAATGAAGAAACCAATGCGTTAATGccttatcttttattttattttggtttatacGAAAATAACGCCATGCTACAAAAAGGTgacatgaaaaatgaatgtagaaaacaattattggttaaaataataattactttttaaaccACAAAATCTTTACTGCTTTATTGTGTTGGACTGACTTACCTCTCTCTATCTTTAGGTGAGAATGTACCTGTTGATGAGCAGCACAGcagtaaagaaataaagaattcTGAAGCGGCTCCCGTTATTGACACTTCGGCTCCGCCCCCTGAGCCTCTTTCTGATTCCGAGAAAAGCCAGTATGAGGATCTGATCAATGACCTGTATCAGCAGCTAGACGACAAGGTGATAAATACCTCTCACACGCTGCTGAAAAAGTGCATCAGGAAGTGCAGCCTTCACAATTCAGACCTTCCTCTCGTTCCCTCTTTCACCGCAGGACGATGAGATCAACCAGCACAGTCAGCTGGCAGAGGACCTGAAGCAGCAGATGGTGGATCAGGATGAGGTGAGTCCGGCTCAAGAGCAGCAATTCATGATGTCACACGCCTTCCCATGATGCTTTGTCTGCAGTGCATTTGAAATTGAAGCAAGAGCCTAGCTGACCGCTTACTGGCTGTTACGCACTCCTCCATTGTGCCAGCGAGTTAAAAAGAATTGATGTTTCATATTTAGCTGTCATTTAATTGCCTGTACTTGTGAATTCCACTCAGgcacaaaaattataaattataaatacaaagaaaaatgtattcaaattatACTGGTAGAAgtgaaagacatttaaatagaaatgctgtttctatggaaacaaatatttctttgtcagtatctttttttttttccagtgatcACATTCGGTTCATTCATAAGGAATTAGTAGTTAGAGGTtattagtaagatttttttaattttattttatgccacgtcatactttatttatttatttactcagtaaagaagcatttatttgataaaaaaaggaaaattctaaaatattattccaatttaaaatgactttttcatgAACATATTTTAAGAAGTAATGTATTtcctgatggcaaagctgaattttcagcagccattacattttcagtgtcacacagttctttagaaatcattctaatatgctgattttatgcTAAAGAAACCATTTTTAGTATTAGTGTTTTCAAAAGTTGCGCTGCATAATAATGTGTAcaatatttattgtcattttactcaattatttgttattaagaatgttagtaaaaaaaaaacctactgaCCACAGACTTTTGAATGGTTGAGTGGGACTTATAAACCACAGAGAAGCAGGAATTCTGCAAAGTAAAGCTCCAGACGGTCTGCTGACTAACATAGATGCCTGACTTCTCCATCCTGCATTATTACAGTTACTGGCATCCACCCGGCGGGACTATGGGAAGATTCAGGAAGACCTGAGCCGTTTGCAGCATGAGAATGAGGCAGCTAAAGAGGAGGTGAAGGAGGTGCTCCAGGCCTTAGAGGAGCTGGCTGTGAACTACGACCAGAAAAGCCACGAGGTGGAGGAAAGAAGCAAGACAAACCAACAGCTCACAGAGGAGCTCATGCAGAAGAGTGTAAGCAGGACTCATGTGAATGAAGAGTGATGGTGATGGCTTTGCTCATTGATTTTGTCCTGTTATCTCTTAGGCAGCTCTGGCTGGTGTGGAGAGAGATCTGTCTGCCCTGCAGGAGCTCAGTGGACATCACAAGAAGAGATCAGCAGAGATCCTCAGTCTCTTGCTCCGGGACCTCAATGAGATTGGCAGTGTTATTGCCTTGAATGACCAAAAGGTACGAAAGTAAATACACTTATTTGCTTatcaaacaatacatttttactttctcaCATCTACTTACATAcacatgtgaatattttttaaattatgttgaaatatcatttatttattgtgagcatcattactccagtattcagatcacatgatgcttcagaaaatattcttttatttttaaacatttaaagaacatttctaacatttctaACTGTGATCCATTTGAGGCAAACCatgaaatgcatatatatatatatatatatatatatatatatatatatatatatatatatatatatatataacagtatgtatttgaaatagaatttatGGTCTTTATCTTCACTTTGGAATAGTATTATgccatttatttggtttttctttctttattcagaTGACAGAGATGAACGGAGGCATGGAGGAGGAATTCACCATGGCACGGCTCTTCATAAGTAAGATGAAGTCAGAAGTGAAGTCCCTGGTCAACCGCAGTAAACAGCTTGAGAGCACACAGGCCgacacaatgcaaaaaatgcagGCCAATGAGAAAGAGCTTGCTTCCTGTCAGCTCCTGATCTCTCAGGTACTCAGTGATTCATTCACAGCATCGAACAGCGCCGTCTAGTGCTGATTTTAGTTCAGAACACCGTATATGGGTGattcttcattttaaacttaTCTTTTGTATGTCCCTTTGGTTGATTTTAAAGAGTTAACttactttttcttcatttcttaattttaagaTCAGTAACACGGTACATTTTGACTCTATTTGTGTGTCTCTATTTGTCCCCTACCCAACTTCACCTTCTCCTTAATATTGGATTATTAAAAAGAGTATTTAAAGGTGTCAAATCCAAGAAAGTTCACTTTTCCTTCTAAAACCACAAAGTAAGgaattaagaaatgaaatgcgattaataaaaaaatactaacccATAGCCTCCCTGCAATACCTGTATTAGAGCCCATTGATGGAGTTCTGAAGCCCAGTAATCTCAAcaattgtttttgcattttgtttttacctgTCTAGCACCAAGCAAAGATAAAGTCCCTCACCGACTACATGCAAAACATGGAACAGAAGAAGAGACAGCTTGAAGAAAGCCATGACTCACTGATGGAGGAGCTCGCTAAACTCAACGCGCAAGGTCTTTACgatgcacacacatttttttgcagcatttacATGCAGTGTAAAACCGTGATATTACACTCAAACGTGTTTA containing:
- the kif5c gene encoding kinesin heavy chain, which encodes MADAAECCVKVMCRFRPLNESEITRGDKYIPKFKGEDTVVISGKPYIFDRVFPPNTTQEQVYDTCAKQIVKDVLDGYNGTIFAYGQTSSGKTHTMEGQLHNSQLKGIIPRIAQDIFDHIYSMDENLEFHIKVSYFEIYLDKIRDLLDVSKTNLAVHEDKNRVPFVKGCTERFVSSPEDVMDVIDEGKSNRHVAVTNMNEHSSRSHSIFLINIKQENVETEKKLSGKLYLVDLAGSEKVSKTGAEGSVLDEAKNINKSLSALGNVISALAEGTKTHVPYRDSKMTRILQDSLGGNCRTTIVICCSPSVYNEAESKSTLMFGQRAKTIKNTVSVNMELTAEEWKKKYEKEKEKTRNLKIIIQRLENELKRWRKGENVPVDEQHSSKEIKNSEAAPVIDTSAPPPEPLSDSEKSQYEDLINDLYQQLDDKDDEINQHSQLAEDLKQQMVDQDELLASTRRDYGKIQEDLSRLQHENEAAKEEVKEVLQALEELAVNYDQKSHEVEERSKTNQQLTEELMQKSAALAGVERDLSALQELSGHHKKRSAEILSLLLRDLNEIGSVIALNDQKMTEMNGGMEEEFTMARLFISKMKSEVKSLVNRSKQLESTQADTMQKMQANEKELASCQLLISQHQAKIKSLTDYMQNMEQKKRQLEESHDSLMEELAKLNAQEKMHEVSVMDKEKEHMSRMQDAEEMKKALEQQMESHREAHQKQLSRLRDEIEEKQRVLDELKDLNQALQLEQNQLKSDYEKLKQEEQKKDGRLQKLLLLNEKREQAKEDLKGLEETVAKELQTLHNLRILFIEDINNRIGRSVELDTDESGGSLAQKQKIIFLENNLEQLTKVHKQLVSDNADLRCELPKLEKRLRATAERVKILESALREAKESAMKDRKKYQQEVDRIKEVIRAKNQARMKHTAQIAKPIRAGHHHAAASASPGHSIRGGVPSPRRHHQHQPQQQYHHRSK